The proteins below are encoded in one region of Sulfolobus sp. A20:
- a CDS encoding DUF929 domain-containing protein — protein MAKPKQKKSKQKKESNLLYIPFAVLIAVIVILVVFPYIHSSKNSVPVANANTPLFNIYKVSNQNFAGNNSVQIYFISWYGCPNGATSSWPLYLALEHFGNVSVKTNYSIYESSLGARIPGLIFTNYTPYNNTKILPVYFHPIYIYGNYLNETTNDTPIPTNDIVSFGLQELKELAPSWVYNLTVFYEINSTYNINGNMINVVNAGNPPHIVTLIIISGPGGTWVDIGYPNNISPTQLADLNSTLLYQYITGKSAPSGIYANVYKSIYDSYQMLYNTIREAML, from the coding sequence ATGGCTAAGCCAAAACAAAAGAAAAGTAAGCAGAAAAAAGAGAGTAACCTACTATATATTCCGTTTGCTGTTTTAATAGCCGTGATTGTAATTTTAGTAGTATTTCCCTATATTCATTCATCTAAAAATTCGGTTCCAGTAGCTAATGCTAACACTCCATTATTTAATATATATAAAGTCAGTAATCAAAATTTTGCAGGAAACAACTCAGTTCAAATATATTTCATAAGTTGGTACGGATGTCCCAATGGAGCAACTTCTTCCTGGCCCTTGTATTTAGCGTTAGAACACTTTGGCAACGTTAGTGTAAAGACTAACTATTCAATTTACGAGAGTAGTTTAGGGGCCAGAATACCTGGATTGATATTTACAAATTACACGCCATATAATAATACCAAAATATTACCAGTTTACTTTCATCCAATTTACATATATGGTAATTATCTAAATGAGACAACAAATGATACACCAATACCAACTAATGATATTGTAAGCTTTGGATTACAAGAACTTAAAGAACTAGCCCCATCGTGGGTTTATAATTTGACCGTATTTTACGAAATAAATAGCACTTATAACATAAATGGGAATATGATAAACGTAGTTAATGCAGGTAATCCTCCTCATATTGTAACACTTATAATAATCAGTGGCCCAGGGGGAACTTGGGTGGACATAGGGTATCCAAACAATATTTCTCCTACACAGTTAGCCGATCTAAATTCTACACTGCTATATCAATATATTACAGGAAAATCAGCACCATCGGGAATTTATGCAAATGTTTATAAATCAATATATGACTCTTATCAGATGTTATATAACACAATACGTGAAGCAATGTTATGA
- a CDS encoding amidohydrolase family protein: MNEKELIMETAESWREDEINADVFTMNKLRPFYLYLRKELKKLLGDNFIEERNKLIRNDPVDYIKFLFNDAGIEGMVIDVGFGKKEIEIPVKIKLLFRIESIVNELFSLSFDKALEYFEEKLREKIKNEGYAGFKTIIAYRTGLKVVCNINKAREDFNKEDKDWYGRIAKGFRDYLVCETLRIGKELDVPIQIHTGAGDRDIKFDLSRPSYLTDLVRKYEGKVVLVHSGYPYHRESAWMSYIFPSVYLDTSQIIPFAPLTAFNVLREIFEVAPLNKVMHGSDTFSIPEIAWLGAKLAKKGIQKVKNELIEKGIIDEEDGNELINRFLYDNAKILYRFD; this comes from the coding sequence ATGAATGAAAAAGAATTAATTATGGAGACCGCTGAGTCATGGAGAGAAGATGAAATAAATGCTGATGTTTTTACAATGAACAAATTAAGACCATTTTATTTATATCTGAGGAAGGAATTGAAGAAGCTTCTCGGTGATAATTTCATAGAAGAAAGGAACAAACTTATTAGGAATGATCCAGTAGATTACATAAAATTTCTATTTAATGATGCAGGAATAGAAGGAATGGTAATAGATGTAGGCTTTGGGAAAAAAGAAATTGAAATACCGGTTAAGATCAAACTTCTCTTTAGAATAGAGAGTATTGTGAATGAGCTCTTCTCCCTAAGCTTTGATAAAGCCTTAGAGTATTTTGAGGAGAAGTTAAGAGAAAAAATAAAGAACGAAGGATATGCTGGTTTTAAAACAATTATAGCGTATAGGACTGGTTTAAAAGTTGTGTGTAACATTAACAAGGCAAGGGAAGACTTTAATAAAGAAGATAAAGATTGGTACGGTAGAATAGCTAAAGGCTTCAGAGATTATTTAGTTTGTGAAACATTAAGAATAGGTAAAGAGTTAGACGTGCCAATTCAGATTCACACTGGGGCTGGGGATAGGGACATAAAATTTGACCTATCAAGACCTTCGTACTTAACCGATTTAGTAAGGAAGTATGAAGGAAAGGTAGTCCTTGTTCACTCAGGCTATCCATATCATAGGGAATCAGCCTGGATGTCATATATTTTCCCCTCAGTCTACTTAGATACCTCACAAATAATTCCGTTTGCACCTTTAACAGCATTTAACGTGCTGAGGGAGATATTTGAAGTAGCCCCCCTCAATAAGGTTATGCATGGTTCCGATACTTTTAGCATTCCAGAAATAGCTTGGCTTGGTGCTAAATTAGCAAAAAAGGGGATTCAGAAGGTAAAAAATGAATTAATAGAAAAAGGGATTATAGATGAAGAAGACGGTAATGAGCTAATAAATAGGTTCCTATATGATAACGCAAAAATTCTGTATAGATTTGACTAG
- a CDS encoding glutamine synthetase family protein, protein MNIEKELRDKGVEILRFTWVGLDGYIRSKGAYIDHVSELIKTGIGLTMAMMSFTPMDYISPYGSFGPQDEDVFLMPDITTFSVFPPSAMVICNLYRQGKPWEYDPRSTLIRTLDKIKEQFNFTFKSAFEIEFYLVKDKKPFDDARCFDPSAYYTNPIIPEIAKTIREIGIEPLRVIKEYGPGQYELDILHKEALRSADEVVIFKEVAKQISKKYGVEANFMPKPFNKLAGSGLHLNISAWKDNQNVFYNSNDKYGLSELAYSFIAGLLEHAKALTAIASPTINSYKRLVPGSWAPTKITYGYNNKSAMIRIPTPYPGSSHLDRRIEYRVPDPSTNPYLLLTAVIEAGIDGIERGLRPSEPINENAYYRKDVEDIPRNLREALNELKKDNRLIERIGRPIIEEFIKVKTAEVEEYESLVTDWEYEVYKHL, encoded by the coding sequence ATGAACATTGAAAAAGAGTTAAGGGATAAAGGAGTTGAAATCCTTAGATTTACATGGGTAGGATTAGATGGATATATCAGATCTAAAGGAGCATATATTGATCACGTAAGTGAGTTAATTAAAACTGGAATTGGCTTAACTATGGCAATGATGAGTTTCACTCCTATGGACTATATAAGTCCTTATGGAAGTTTCGGACCACAAGATGAGGATGTCTTTTTAATGCCAGATATTACGACTTTCTCAGTCTTTCCACCCTCAGCAATGGTAATTTGTAATTTGTATAGGCAAGGCAAGCCTTGGGAGTACGATCCTAGAAGCACGTTAATTAGAACTTTAGATAAAATTAAGGAACAGTTCAACTTCACCTTTAAGTCAGCATTTGAAATAGAGTTTTATCTAGTAAAAGATAAAAAGCCCTTTGATGATGCTAGATGTTTCGACCCTTCAGCTTATTATACAAATCCCATAATACCTGAAATAGCTAAGACAATAAGAGAAATAGGTATTGAGCCTTTAAGAGTAATAAAGGAATATGGACCGGGGCAATATGAGCTAGATATATTACATAAAGAAGCGTTGAGGAGTGCCGATGAAGTCGTAATATTTAAAGAAGTGGCGAAGCAAATCAGTAAAAAATATGGAGTAGAGGCAAATTTTATGCCAAAACCGTTTAACAAGTTAGCCGGATCTGGTTTACATTTAAATATAAGTGCTTGGAAAGATAATCAGAACGTATTCTACAATTCAAATGATAAGTACGGGCTTAGCGAATTAGCGTATAGTTTTATTGCAGGATTATTGGAGCACGCAAAAGCGTTAACTGCTATAGCTTCCCCCACTATAAACTCCTATAAAAGACTAGTACCAGGCTCATGGGCTCCAACTAAGATAACATACGGTTATAACAATAAGTCTGCCATGATTAGGATACCCACACCTTACCCCGGGTCTTCCCATCTAGACAGAAGAATAGAGTATAGAGTACCAGATCCATCTACTAATCCATATCTACTTCTCACCGCTGTAATAGAAGCCGGAATAGATGGAATAGAAAGAGGGCTTAGGCCTAGTGAACCAATAAATGAAAACGCTTACTACAGAAAGGATGTTGAGGATATACCTAGGAATTTAAGAGAAGCCTTGAATGAATTGAAGAAGGACAATAGACTCATAGAGAGAATAGGAAGACCTATAATAGAAGAGTTCATAAAAGTAAAAACTGCTGAGGTAGAAGAATATGAAAGTCTAGTAACTGATTGGGAATATGAAGTATATAAGCACTTATAA
- a CDS encoding NAD(P)/FAD-dependent oxidoreductase: MRIGVIGSGPAGVSASLELAKRGHKVTLVEKEDRLGGTCVLYGCIPSKAMLNPIHLLTSMEKVGKRDVSFSLDELKKLGKEASSRISKGVEYLLEDNGVEVVHGNASLRSGVLNVNNESLNPDYIIIATGTYRERTRGIIYSEDLPYLDRDFNSVILVGGDVGGIEFGWLLRKIGKEVFLIDKQNSLLPYLDKDISNTITNYFSRIGVKLYLGRIVKEMKENEVILDNGERLTADVVYMTFGRKPSIDGFEEIKHNPFIQVDEYLRTSLSNVFAAGDIIGTHTAHEASYAGKIAALNIVGERKVFNTLGIPKVVYTHPTIAYVGRMEGQCVKFSLSNLGRAIVEKETDGILKICVENDRIVGAQAFMKDAEEVISLISLMIRFNMSVNELKDFVAPHPSYIEAITEVLSRI, encoded by the coding sequence ATGAGAATAGGAGTTATAGGATCTGGTCCAGCTGGAGTATCCGCTTCCCTTGAACTAGCTAAGAGAGGTCATAAGGTTACTTTGGTAGAGAAAGAGGATAGACTAGGCGGAACTTGTGTATTATATGGTTGTATCCCATCTAAGGCCATGCTTAACCCTATTCACCTATTAACCTCAATGGAAAAAGTCGGTAAGAGAGACGTCTCCTTTAGCCTTGATGAACTGAAGAAGTTAGGTAAGGAAGCCTCTTCAAGAATTTCTAAAGGTGTAGAATATTTGCTGGAAGATAATGGCGTAGAGGTTGTTCATGGAAATGCTTCTCTTAGGTCGGGAGTATTAAACGTCAATAATGAATCATTAAATCCAGATTATATAATTATAGCTACTGGTACTTATAGAGAAAGGACTAGAGGAATTATTTATTCTGAGGATTTACCTTATTTGGATAGGGATTTCAACAGTGTAATTTTGGTAGGAGGAGACGTAGGTGGTATAGAGTTTGGATGGTTATTGAGGAAAATTGGGAAGGAGGTATTTTTGATAGATAAGCAAAATTCTCTTTTACCTTATCTGGATAAAGACATTAGTAATACGATAACTAATTATTTCTCCAGAATAGGAGTGAAATTGTATTTAGGCAGGATTGTCAAAGAGATGAAGGAAAACGAGGTAATATTAGACAATGGCGAGCGGTTAACAGCTGATGTAGTTTATATGACTTTCGGGAGAAAACCATCTATTGATGGCTTCGAAGAGATTAAGCATAACCCTTTCATACAAGTTGATGAATATTTGAGGACAAGTTTGAGTAATGTATTTGCCGCTGGGGATATAATAGGTACTCATACTGCTCATGAAGCTTCCTATGCAGGAAAAATAGCTGCTTTAAATATTGTGGGAGAGAGAAAGGTATTCAATACTCTAGGTATTCCTAAAGTGGTTTACACTCATCCAACAATCGCCTATGTAGGAAGGATGGAGGGGCAATGCGTTAAATTCTCCTTGTCGAACTTGGGAAGGGCAATAGTGGAAAAGGAGACTGATGGTATACTTAAGATTTGTGTAGAAAACGATAGGATTGTTGGTGCTCAAGCGTTTATGAAGGATGCTGAAGAGGTTATTTCTCTAATTTCCCTTATGATCAGGTTTAATATGAGTGTAAACGAGCTAAAAGATTTCGTAGCTCCTCATCCATCTTATATTGAGGCTATAACTGAAGTATTAAGTAGAATTTAG
- a CDS encoding helix-turn-helix domain-containing protein encodes MNLRDKILAFLYHHGESTIDEIVKSLKDEDKYEIDATLKHLEKEGYVIKRDKGIFFKKTVYDLTAGGLEEAKKIYDNLQNKANEIKNMIANGELDPSQIPEEYLDILPLLISMSLIEMMLLEDLTLWW; translated from the coding sequence ATGAATCTCAGAGACAAAATATTAGCTTTTCTATACCATCATGGTGAGTCTACTATTGACGAGATAGTTAAATCATTGAAGGACGAAGACAAGTATGAAATAGATGCAACTTTAAAACATCTAGAGAAGGAAGGATATGTTATAAAGAGGGATAAAGGAATATTCTTTAAAAAAACTGTTTATGACCTAACTGCGGGAGGGTTGGAAGAAGCCAAGAAAATTTATGATAATTTACAGAATAAGGCTAATGAAATCAAAAATATGATTGCTAATGGTGAACTCGACCCGTCACAAATACCTGAGGAGTATTTAGATATTTTACCATTACTTATTTCAATGTCGTTAATCGAAATGATGTTATTAGAAGACCTCACTCTATGGTGGTAA
- a CDS encoding VIT1/CCC1 transporter family protein — MQRLDSLILKNYKEEMFDYEVYRKLARIEKDDKLRRTLTKLSEMERSHSEFWKEIADKRGLRTKGLSFVDKLKIGFYSIIRRLLGTNLTIMLLEAGEEDDVEKYKKLAEMKEFEEEKSRLESIMLDEAVHEKVLGNVEAKNVGDFVYGISDGLVEVLAAVSGLSGAISSPIFVAVGGLIIGASGTLSMSIGAYLSTKSEKDVKEQERKKLELEKIVDQRQIELKLINFFTELGINRNIAKKVSPSLVDVAEDILYPKVKDNPIKSALITGASYITGAIIPVIPYIVGLSGLAGVISSYVIAGLATFVVGSVIGLLSGVKPFKKGLQMTILALLAALATHGLGYLASKFLPHYYIILRISKALNFS; from the coding sequence ATGCAACGATTGGACAGTCTTATATTAAAGAACTATAAGGAAGAGATGTTTGATTACGAGGTTTATAGGAAATTGGCTAGAATCGAAAAGGATGATAAGTTAAGAAGAACCTTAACAAAACTTTCTGAAATGGAAAGATCTCACTCTGAGTTCTGGAAGGAAATTGCTGATAAGAGAGGACTAAGGACTAAAGGGCTATCATTTGTTGACAAACTAAAGATAGGTTTTTACTCTATTATAAGAAGATTGCTAGGTACCAATTTGACTATAATGCTTCTAGAAGCTGGGGAAGAAGATGACGTGGAGAAATATAAAAAATTAGCAGAAATGAAGGAATTTGAGGAAGAGAAATCTAGATTAGAATCAATAATGTTAGATGAGGCTGTTCATGAAAAGGTTCTAGGAAATGTTGAGGCTAAAAATGTTGGTGATTTTGTATATGGGATAAGTGATGGTTTAGTTGAAGTTTTAGCAGCAGTTTCTGGATTGTCTGGAGCGATTTCTTCTCCTATCTTCGTTGCGGTAGGAGGTTTAATAATAGGAGCTTCGGGGACATTATCAATGTCAATAGGAGCTTACTTATCTACTAAATCAGAGAAAGACGTTAAGGAACAAGAACGTAAAAAGTTAGAACTAGAGAAAATTGTTGATCAGCGTCAAATTGAGCTAAAGCTAATAAATTTCTTCACAGAATTGGGTATAAATAGAAATATAGCGAAGAAAGTTTCTCCTTCTTTGGTAGATGTTGCAGAGGACATTTTATATCCTAAAGTCAAAGATAACCCTATCAAGAGTGCTTTAATAACAGGGGCGTCATACATTACTGGTGCTATAATACCAGTTATACCTTATATTGTAGGTCTTTCTGGCTTAGCCGGGGTTATTTCGTCTTATGTTATAGCCGGCTTAGCTACATTTGTGGTGGGATCAGTTATAGGATTATTAAGCGGAGTTAAACCTTTTAAGAAAGGTTTACAAATGACAATATTAGCCTTACTAGCTGCTTTAGCTACACATGGCTTAGGGTATCTAGCATCTAAGTTTTTACCTCATTACTATATAATATTACGAATCTCTAAAGCTTTAAATTTTAGTTAA
- a CDS encoding peptide-N4-asparagine amidase, which translates to MNVRVLILILILVFGTPLISAITFSQQQSLSKPMFLGNITALNSGRILYDPSYYSFEAYQILPPNVTPIKVNIATNAIFNNSGLTPYIVHVYIPPGNYSMEILNVSINESEGAQYDRAAYIFADGVPIFWGSTQEMLNSTASVDVTLFENLLRGNVTFQLVIENFYDAKIGITGIYKMNVTLYLYPGTPPKGLPNYFIPLFLNKYNYSYIILNSLNDYISQNVTIPNGTYRLAMLLYEEGGGLDEFWYANEPATREIQVFYNGRLAGIVNPYETIYTGGINLLWWKPLTSINTLSFHSPYIIDLTPMLALGSSGNVAVTVTNLEEAYLLTGTPAYDWDIASVLLLWVNSSNPLVKGTLLSQYSRFMDSSPIFNSGLLGEYYQEGGSYLLNYSAVLKFEHGIEYSDVVQEGRFYAYQTFNQIYEKAYLGENFMERAIEMGNLYNSTLYYHVYYPIFLQFSAVEIPITNPHVIPFNLSYYQNGTLTLGLYYYYENIFNGQNTTIRTSENLTAIGGFGGIIEVINKYGGAILVSLTSNNALTTKTLTNYFLINGKGYEEIFSAQGLQNSTTNLAGYYVYHRVQFISINVDPSSSSQIYTEFLRYHIGTYLLAHYRLLHL; encoded by the coding sequence ATGAATGTAAGGGTATTGATACTAATTTTGATACTAGTCTTCGGAACGCCTTTAATCTCTGCTATTACTTTTTCTCAGCAACAGTCCTTAAGTAAGCCTATGTTTTTAGGGAATATAACTGCATTAAACAGTGGAAGAATACTGTATGATCCCTCATATTACTCATTCGAAGCCTATCAAATTCTTCCACCTAATGTAACTCCTATAAAGGTAAATATAGCAACGAATGCTATCTTTAATAATAGTGGTCTAACTCCTTATATTGTCCACGTATATATACCTCCCGGCAACTATAGTATGGAAATACTTAACGTAAGTATAAATGAGTCTGAGGGTGCACAATATGATAGAGCTGCCTACATTTTCGCGGATGGTGTACCAATTTTTTGGGGGTCTACTCAAGAAATGTTAAATTCGACAGCCTCTGTAGATGTTACGCTTTTCGAGAATTTGTTAAGGGGTAATGTGACTTTCCAGCTTGTCATAGAGAACTTTTATGATGCAAAAATAGGAATTACTGGAATATACAAGATGAATGTGACTTTATATCTTTATCCCGGAACTCCACCAAAAGGATTGCCAAACTATTTTATACCATTATTTTTAAACAAATATAATTACTCCTATATAATCCTGAACTCATTAAATGATTATATTTCTCAAAATGTGACAATTCCTAATGGTACTTATAGGTTAGCTATGCTACTATATGAAGAGGGAGGTGGATTAGATGAGTTTTGGTATGCTAATGAACCTGCTACGAGAGAAATACAAGTGTTTTACAATGGCAGGTTAGCAGGGATAGTAAATCCCTATGAGACTATATACACTGGTGGAATTAATTTGCTCTGGTGGAAGCCATTAACTTCAATTAACACACTATCTTTTCATAGCCCATATATTATAGATCTAACGCCGATGTTAGCTTTAGGTTCATCAGGTAATGTAGCTGTTACTGTAACTAATTTAGAAGAAGCATATCTGCTAACTGGCACTCCCGCATATGATTGGGATATTGCATCTGTCTTATTATTATGGGTCAATTCATCAAATCCGCTAGTCAAAGGTACTTTATTATCTCAATATTCGAGATTCATGGACTCATCACCTATATTTAATAGTGGTCTTCTAGGAGAATATTACCAAGAAGGTGGGTCATATTTACTTAACTATTCAGCAGTATTAAAGTTTGAACATGGTATAGAATATTCAGATGTAGTCCAAGAAGGCAGATTTTACGCTTATCAGACGTTTAACCAGATTTACGAAAAAGCTTACCTAGGTGAGAATTTCATGGAAAGGGCTATAGAGATGGGTAATTTATATAATTCTACATTATATTATCACGTGTATTATCCAATATTCTTACAATTTTCTGCAGTTGAAATACCAATAACTAATCCCCATGTAATACCGTTTAACTTAAGTTATTATCAAAACGGTACTTTAACTCTAGGATTATACTATTACTATGAGAACATATTTAATGGGCAAAACACAACTATAAGGACTTCCGAAAATTTGACTGCTATAGGAGGGTTCGGAGGTATTATAGAGGTAATAAACAAATATGGTGGAGCTATCTTAGTATCATTAACTTCAAATAATGCCTTAACTACAAAAACTTTAACGAATTATTTCTTGATTAACGGTAAAGGCTATGAGGAAATCTTCTCTGCTCAAGGTCTTCAGAACTCTACTACTAATTTAGCAGGATATTATGTATATCATAGGGTTCAATTCATTTCAATTAATGTAGATCCCTCATCTTCTAGTCAAATCTATACAGAATTTTTGCGTTATCATATAGGAACCTATTTATTAGCTCATTACCGTCTTCTTCATCTATAA
- a CDS encoding MFS transporter — MKAENWSNVVGGFISWVMDGYDLGAVVITSSILGILFYPTLKLLGSVLPIVFTIMSRPIGGFVFGYIGDKLGRRSSLLVTVLGYSLSIGLTAILPTYAQIGVLASIFLSLLRFLQGIFIGGDVAGSFTIVMESINSYRGIFSGLMQSGVLIGFVGVDSLFTYLASTTGRDFISFYWKLIFIIGVIPAILAVLIRFKMSEPSVWANIKHDINPLRGLRQLPQPLLVMIGFWLAIYAGPQLVPTIFGQVMKLSPSYYGYLVIYMNLIGIASMLISGLFSDFIGRKKMGILGIVLSIIGGVIFYHFLPVYRNLLYLTLLFGFLVNLPSAITPAFLSERFKTYARALGIGTAYNGAYIIAGWAPLLVSALSQFMSPFNSATIIFALGNLIALISLAVGPETYKVSLG, encoded by the coding sequence ATGAAAGCTGAGAATTGGAGTAATGTGGTAGGGGGGTTTATCTCTTGGGTTATGGATGGTTATGATCTAGGTGCAGTTGTCATAACTTCGTCGATATTAGGTATACTATTCTATCCAACTCTAAAGCTACTAGGTTCAGTATTGCCCATTGTTTTTACAATCATGTCACGTCCAATAGGTGGTTTTGTTTTCGGCTATATTGGAGACAAGTTAGGACGTAGATCTAGTTTATTAGTTACAGTATTAGGCTATTCATTATCGATAGGATTAACAGCAATATTACCTACTTACGCTCAAATAGGTGTTTTAGCCTCAATATTTTTATCATTATTGAGATTTCTTCAAGGTATATTTATAGGAGGAGACGTAGCAGGTAGCTTCACGATAGTAATGGAGAGTATAAATTCCTATAGGGGTATTTTCTCTGGTCTTATGCAGTCTGGGGTGTTAATTGGTTTCGTAGGCGTAGATAGTCTTTTCACATATTTAGCTTCTACGACAGGGAGGGATTTCATTTCATTCTACTGGAAATTAATTTTCATTATTGGTGTAATACCAGCAATACTAGCTGTTCTAATAAGGTTTAAAATGTCTGAGCCTAGCGTGTGGGCTAATATAAAGCATGATATAAACCCACTCAGAGGCTTAAGACAGTTACCTCAGCCACTACTAGTTATGATAGGATTTTGGTTAGCAATATATGCTGGTCCGCAGCTAGTTCCCACAATTTTTGGGCAAGTTATGAAGTTATCTCCTTCATATTATGGCTATCTTGTCATATATATGAATCTGATAGGAATAGCCTCCATGCTAATTTCTGGACTATTTTCTGACTTTATTGGAAGGAAAAAAATGGGAATTTTAGGAATAGTTTTATCAATTATTGGAGGAGTTATTTTCTATCATTTCTTGCCTGTCTATAGAAATTTACTTTACCTAACATTATTATTTGGATTTTTAGTCAACCTGCCGTCAGCTATAACACCGGCTTTTCTATCAGAGAGATTCAAGACATATGCTAGAGCATTAGGCATAGGGACTGCTTATAATGGAGCATATATAATAGCCGGTTGGGCTCCATTACTAGTTTCTGCACTTTCTCAGTTTATGAGCCCATTTAATTCAGCTACAATAATATTCGCTTTAGGCAATCTGATAGCGTTAATAAGTTTGGCTGTAGGTCCTGAGACCTATAAAGTATCGTTAGGCTGA